A single Paenibacillus kribbensis DNA region contains:
- a CDS encoding DUF421 domain-containing protein yields MSDWLLIILRTLLAIAVLFIMTKLLGKRQISQLSLFEYITGITIGSLAAYTSLEMDQKWHLSVISLSVWVGVSLGIEFLQIKSKKARDFIDGKPRVIIKDGKILEDNLKKERLTTDELMEQLRKKDVFLASDVEFAIMEPNGEINVLLTKENQPLTPKHLGITVAPVKEPQVVIMDGNVMDEPLAVMGLNRGWLDAELEKMGVSIENVLFGQVDAYGQLYVDLFDDQIRVPKPQNKATLLSTLKKCEADLEMFSLSTTAPNAKKMYEECAKELERVIKEVRPLLIR; encoded by the coding sequence ATGTCAGATTGGTTGCTTATTATACTACGGACATTGTTAGCGATTGCCGTACTTTTTATAATGACTAAGCTATTGGGAAAGAGACAGATTTCCCAGCTATCCCTTTTTGAGTACATAACTGGGATCACGATCGGAAGCTTAGCAGCCTATACTTCATTAGAGATGGATCAAAAGTGGCATTTAAGTGTCATTTCATTGTCTGTATGGGTAGGCGTCTCTTTAGGAATCGAGTTTTTACAAATTAAGAGTAAAAAAGCAAGGGATTTTATCGATGGTAAACCAAGGGTCATAATTAAAGACGGAAAAATTCTGGAGGATAACCTTAAGAAGGAACGACTTACCACCGACGAACTGATGGAACAGCTGCGAAAAAAAGATGTTTTTCTAGCGTCGGATGTAGAATTTGCGATTATGGAACCGAATGGAGAAATCAACGTTCTGCTAACGAAAGAAAATCAACCTCTAACCCCCAAACACCTAGGCATTACAGTCGCACCCGTAAAGGAGCCGCAGGTAGTCATTATGGATGGAAATGTCATGGATGAACCATTAGCTGTGATGGGACTCAACCGGGGTTGGCTGGATGCGGAACTCGAAAAGATGGGCGTTTCAATTGAAAACGTGCTTTTTGGTCAGGTAGATGCCTACGGCCAGCTTTATGTTGACTTATTTGACGATCAGATCAGAGTCCCTAAGCCTCAGAATAAGGCTACTTTGCTGTCGACTTTAAAAAAATGTGAAGCGGATCTTGAAATGTTCAGCCTGTCCACCACAGCGCCAAATGCAAAAAAAATGTATGAAGAATGCGCAAAAGAGCTGGAACGGGTCATTAAGGAAGTTAGACCGCTACTCATTCGTTAG
- the spoVAC gene encoding stage V sporulation protein AC, with amino-acid sequence MSNEKMKKATPVQQEYQQLANQLEPKRPLFQNCCRAFLAGGMICLIGQAIQEMFVHWAGFDEKKASNPTAAVLILISIILTSLGVYDKFAQWAGAGSAVPVTGFANSMASAAIEHRSEGMVLGVGGKMFKLAGPVIVFGTVAAFVVGIITFVLKGTGGGH; translated from the coding sequence ATGAGCAATGAAAAGATGAAAAAAGCAACGCCGGTCCAACAGGAGTATCAACAACTCGCCAACCAGCTTGAACCCAAACGGCCCTTATTTCAAAACTGCTGTCGTGCGTTTCTTGCCGGGGGGATGATTTGTTTGATTGGACAAGCCATTCAGGAAATGTTTGTTCATTGGGCCGGCTTTGATGAGAAAAAAGCATCCAATCCAACTGCGGCCGTGTTAATTCTCATTTCCATTATTTTAACGAGCCTCGGCGTATATGACAAATTCGCGCAATGGGCGGGTGCCGGTTCGGCTGTTCCCGTAACTGGTTTTGCAAATTCAATGGCATCCGCCGCGATAGAACATCGCAGTGAAGGAATGGTTTTAGGTGTCGGCGGAAAAATGTTTAAACTTGCCGGTCCGGTTATTGTTTTTGGAACGGTAGCGGCGTTTGTTGTGGGTATCATCACGTTTGTGCTTAAGGGTACTGGAGGAGGACACTGA
- the spoVAD gene encoding stage V sporulation protein AD, translating into MLKGHQSWIFENKPNIKASATVVGPFEGRGPLAGDFDIIHGDSMLEEESWEKAEKILIEQAAKLAIEKAGLTKEQVQFHIGGDLMNQIISTSFAARTLSIPYLGVFGACSTSMESLALASALVNSGAAKFILAGTCSHNSSVEKQFRYPTEYGSQKPPTAQYTVTGAGAAIVSQEGEGPVIASATIGRVIDMGITDPFNMGAAMAPAAVDTIQAHFRDLQIEPGYYDLIVTGDLAKVGYEIACKLFEKHNIPMHQTEYADCGMMIYDYDTQMVQAGASGCGCSAVVTYGHLLKRMQMGEIKRMLVVATGALLSPLSYQQGESIPCIAHAVAIESGGRS; encoded by the coding sequence ATGCTAAAAGGGCATCAAAGTTGGATCTTTGAAAATAAACCGAATATTAAGGCCTCGGCTACCGTAGTTGGCCCGTTTGAAGGCAGAGGGCCGCTTGCCGGCGATTTTGACATCATACATGGTGACTCCATGCTGGAAGAAGAAAGCTGGGAAAAAGCTGAGAAAATTTTGATTGAACAGGCTGCAAAACTGGCGATTGAAAAAGCAGGGTTAACCAAGGAGCAAGTCCAATTTCATATCGGCGGCGATTTGATGAATCAAATAATTAGTACCAGCTTTGCCGCTCGTACGCTGTCGATCCCCTATCTTGGTGTGTTCGGTGCCTGTTCAACCTCGATGGAAAGCTTGGCTCTTGCATCCGCACTCGTCAATAGTGGAGCAGCGAAATTCATACTGGCAGGGACCTGCAGTCATAATTCAAGCGTAGAGAAGCAGTTCCGGTATCCGACAGAATACGGTTCACAAAAGCCGCCAACTGCCCAATATACCGTAACCGGTGCCGGTGCAGCGATCGTTTCGCAGGAAGGGGAAGGACCTGTCATCGCGTCAGCGACAATTGGCCGGGTTATCGATATGGGGATTACGGATCCATTTAATATGGGGGCAGCCATGGCACCTGCTGCGGTTGACACCATCCAAGCTCATTTTCGAGATTTACAAATCGAGCCCGGTTATTATGATCTGATCGTCACAGGCGATCTGGCTAAAGTAGGCTATGAGATTGCCTGCAAATTGTTTGAAAAACATAACATTCCGATGCATCAAACGGAGTATGCCGACTGTGGCATGATGATTTACGACTATGATACTCAGATGGTGCAGGCGGGGGCAAGCGGTTGTGGTTGTTCGGCCGTTGTCACCTACGGTCATTTACTGAAACGCATGCAAATGGGAGAAATCAAACGCATGCTTGTTGTTGCTACTGGGGCGCTCTTATCGCCGCTTTCGTACCAACAAGGAGAAAGTATTCCTTGTATCGCACATGCTGTAGCGATCGAATCAGGAGGGAGAAGCTGA
- the spoVAE gene encoding stage V sporulation protein AE, which produces MIFLWAFLVGGAICVFGQICFDVFKLTPAHTMTLLVVLGAVADGLGLYDPLVKFAGAGASVPITSFGNSLVHGALEELQKDGWIGVITGIFKVTSAGISSAIIFSFLAALLIKPKG; this is translated from the coding sequence ATGATCTTTTTATGGGCCTTTCTTGTAGGGGGCGCAATTTGCGTCTTCGGACAGATTTGTTTCGATGTGTTTAAACTGACTCCAGCCCATACCATGACGTTACTCGTCGTGCTGGGAGCAGTCGCTGACGGACTTGGCTTGTATGACCCGCTCGTTAAGTTTGCCGGGGCTGGAGCTTCCGTTCCAATCACTAGTTTTGGAAACTCTCTGGTTCACGGCGCTTTGGAGGAATTACAGAAAGACGGATGGATCGGAGTCATTACCGGTATATTCAAGGTCACCAGCGCAGGTATTTCGTCAGCCATTATTTTCTCATTTTTGGCAGCCTTGCTGATTAAGCCAAAAGGTTAA
- the rbsB gene encoding ribose ABC transporter substrate-binding protein RbsB yields MRKYCIFLLLALSSFLVAGCSLEPPSWAKAKTAGDLNDVKIGLSMSTLNNPFFVYLKDMVVQEASRQSFEIIVVDAQNDPAKQNNDVEDLIQQGVHALLINPTDSSAISAAVQTANGVGIPVIAIDRAADKGEVASLIASDNADGGKMAAEYIVDQLGEGAVVAELEGIPGTSAARERGQGFHSVADEKLKVVAKQAADFDRTKGLNVMETMLQGNPDIKAVFAQNDEMALGAVEAISATGRDTLVIGFDGSADALQAVKDGKLSATVAQQFDVIGQKAVQTAAEVLQGKTVESSIPVPIKLVTKDNSQ; encoded by the coding sequence ATGAGAAAATACTGTATTTTTCTGCTGCTCGCACTTAGCTCGTTCCTGGTGGCCGGATGCTCACTGGAGCCTCCTTCCTGGGCGAAAGCGAAGACTGCTGGTGATCTTAATGATGTCAAGATCGGCTTATCCATGTCCACATTGAACAACCCGTTCTTCGTCTACCTCAAAGACATGGTGGTTCAGGAAGCCAGCAGGCAGAGTTTTGAGATCATCGTGGTGGATGCGCAAAATGATCCGGCAAAGCAGAACAATGATGTGGAAGATCTGATCCAGCAAGGGGTTCATGCACTGCTCATCAATCCCACAGATTCATCGGCCATCTCAGCGGCTGTGCAGACGGCCAATGGCGTCGGCATTCCCGTCATTGCAATCGACCGGGCGGCGGATAAAGGCGAGGTCGCCTCCCTCATCGCTTCTGATAATGCCGATGGAGGCAAAATGGCCGCAGAATATATTGTGGATCAGCTTGGCGAAGGCGCGGTCGTTGCGGAACTCGAAGGCATTCCGGGCACGTCCGCCGCTCGGGAACGCGGTCAGGGATTCCACTCCGTTGCAGATGAAAAATTGAAGGTAGTTGCCAAGCAGGCGGCGGACTTTGACCGAACGAAGGGCCTGAACGTCATGGAAACTATGCTTCAGGGCAATCCTGATATTAAAGCCGTTTTTGCCCAAAACGACGAGATGGCGCTTGGCGCTGTAGAAGCCATCTCGGCTACGGGTAGGGATACTCTGGTGATCGGCTTTGACGGAAGCGCGGATGCGCTGCAAGCGGTCAAAGACGGCAAACTGTCTGCTACCGTAGCGCAACAATTTGACGTGATCGGCCAAAAGGCGGTCCAAACCGCCGCTGAGGTACTTCAGGGCAAGACGGTTGAAAGCAGCATTCCGGTGCCAATCAAGCTGGTTACGAAGGATAACAGCCAGTAG
- a CDS encoding cache domain-containing sensor histidine kinase has product MQKLSNIRFQTKLFVVFILLSSIPALLIGTMAYRKSSMMLQARNEQDLNVILAQLNTSIERQVRDFDRFTMIPYYLPDIFSFLNKPYLAKEQWGTAEIHAQRTMARLMGAYPSINSSIKGLMIYGMNGTVNGYRISGNTVINPKEKVIDEDWYQQALAERGGFVITGVREINQFKDGAFPALIGSRLLMDEEYQPLAVMAIFISPDFIPKFVETLELPTVKVTVLDQNRNIVYASDPALAARQLSIGANEQRGRWEADVSADQGQERYSGVFLESGYLKWKVYLGVNREELLAGSRSISYFTFLVAVGAVICSAAISWLLAKRLSRPINRLIRSMREVEQGNFKAPAPVGEDNEMRRLESSYHRMVSRLDKLVHSIEEKERQKRNAELYALRARIQPHFLYNTLNSIRMLAILQHSSHIAKLLQSLAKLLQANMKLDSELVLLDEEIRLLKDYAALMDLRYTGVFRVHWVIPHECLQVPIPPMLLQPLLENAIFHGAKGLDRTLRISITARQDAESGTLFIEIADDGTGFTGKEILLQEESADHIGLRNVHERILLRFGEPYGLSLIRTDDLTKAIVKIPLKLEASETGGDRDVESVGR; this is encoded by the coding sequence ATGCAGAAATTGTCCAACATCCGGTTTCAGACAAAGCTTTTTGTCGTGTTCATTCTTTTGAGCAGCATTCCGGCGCTGCTGATCGGGACGATGGCCTACCGTAAATCCTCCATGATGCTACAGGCCCGGAATGAGCAGGATCTGAATGTGATTCTGGCCCAGCTGAATACATCGATTGAACGCCAGGTCAGGGATTTTGACCGGTTTACAATGATCCCGTACTATTTGCCGGACATTTTCAGCTTTTTAAATAAGCCTTATTTGGCCAAGGAGCAGTGGGGGACCGCGGAAATCCATGCACAGAGAACGATGGCCCGGCTCATGGGGGCCTATCCTTCCATCAACTCCTCAATCAAGGGACTGATGATCTACGGCATGAACGGAACCGTCAACGGCTACCGAATAAGCGGGAATACGGTAATTAATCCCAAAGAAAAGGTTATAGATGAGGATTGGTACCAGCAAGCGCTAGCAGAGCGGGGCGGTTTTGTCATTACCGGGGTCAGAGAGATCAACCAGTTTAAAGACGGGGCCTTCCCTGCCCTGATCGGCTCCCGTCTGCTGATGGACGAGGAATATCAACCGCTGGCTGTCATGGCCATTTTCATCAGTCCCGATTTTATCCCCAAATTTGTGGAGACGCTGGAGCTTCCGACCGTTAAGGTCACCGTCCTCGATCAGAACCGGAATATCGTTTACGCATCCGATCCTGCCCTTGCGGCCAGACAGCTGTCCATCGGTGCCAACGAACAGCGGGGCAGATGGGAGGCTGACGTGTCTGCGGATCAGGGGCAGGAGAGATACAGCGGCGTTTTTCTTGAAAGCGGTTACTTGAAGTGGAAGGTATACCTGGGAGTCAATCGTGAGGAGCTGCTGGCGGGCAGCCGTTCCATCAGCTATTTTACTTTCCTGGTGGCGGTGGGCGCGGTGATTTGTTCAGCCGCCATTTCCTGGCTGCTTGCGAAAAGGCTGTCGAGGCCGATCAACCGCTTAATCCGCTCCATGCGTGAGGTCGAGCAGGGGAATTTCAAAGCACCTGCACCCGTAGGGGAAGACAATGAAATGAGACGGCTGGAAAGCAGCTATCACAGGATGGTCAGCCGTCTCGACAAGCTGGTGCATTCCATTGAGGAGAAGGAACGCCAGAAGCGCAACGCCGAACTCTACGCATTGCGGGCACGCATACAGCCCCATTTTCTGTACAACACACTGAATTCCATTCGCATGCTGGCCATACTGCAGCATTCGTCCCATATTGCCAAATTGCTGCAATCGCTGGCCAAGCTGCTTCAGGCGAATATGAAGCTTGACAGCGAACTGGTACTGCTGGATGAGGAGATTCGGCTGCTGAAAGATTATGCTGCTTTGATGGATTTAAGATACACCGGTGTTTTTAGAGTGCATTGGGTTATTCCGCACGAGTGCTTGCAAGTGCCCATTCCGCCCATGCTGCTGCAGCCACTGCTGGAGAACGCGATCTTTCACGGGGCCAAAGGGCTGGACAGAACTCTGCGCATTTCCATAACGGCCAGACAGGATGCGGAGAGCGGGACGCTTTTCATTGAAATTGCGGATGACGGCACAGGATTTACCGGCAAAGAAATTCTGCTGCAGGAAGAGAGCGCTGACCATATAGGTTTACGTAATGTGCACGAACGGATCCTTCTCAGATTTGGCGAGCCGTACGGATTGTCGTTAATTCGTACGGATGATCTCACGAAAGCTATTGTTAAAATACCACTGAAATTAGAAGCATCAGAGACAGGAGGGGACAGAGATGTGGAATCTGTTGGTCGTTGA